The following nucleotide sequence is from Pandoraea thiooxydans.
GATCAACCCCTCGCCGGCGCGCAGGAGGATCTGAAATCGCTGGCGATGGAGGACTTGCAAAGGAAGCTCGCCTCGTCGCCCGCCGGTCTTGGCCAAATCGAAGCGAGCAAGCGGCTGGCCCAGTACGGCCCGAACGAGATCGAGGAAAAGCAAACCAACGCGCTGCTGGCATTCCTGATGTACTTCTGGGGGCCCATCCCCTGGATGATCGAAGCGGCCGTGGTCCTCTCGGCGCTGGCGCGTCATTGGCCCGACTTCGGCATCATTCTGGTTCTGCTGCTGTCGAACGCGGTAGTCGGGTTTTGGGAGGAGCATCAGGCCGGCAACGCGATCGCCGCCCTGAAAGCCAAGCTGGCACTCAAGTCTCAGGTCAAGCGGGACGGCAAGTGGAGCAGCCTGGCAGCCCGCGAACTGGTGCCAGGCGATGTCATTCACTTGCGCCTGGGGGATATCGTGCCAGCCGACGCACGCCTGCTCGATGGCGACCCGATCGAGGTCGATCAGTCCGCGCTCACCGGTGAGTCCCTGCCGGCGACCCGCGAGCCGGGCGAGGCGGTGTACTCCGGCTCGATCGTGCGGCAGGGCGAAATCGATGCGCTGGTCTACGGCACTGGCGCACGCACCTATTTCGGCAAGACAGCGCAGTTGGTGCAGGCGGCCCACCACGTCAGCCATTTTCAGCGCGCGGTATTGAGGATCGGCAACTACCTGATCGTACTGGCGGCCGTGCTGGTGGCAGTGATCATTGCGCTGGCCATATACCGTGGCGATCCGCTGCTGACCACGCTGCAGTTCGCTCTGGTGCTGACGGTGGCCGCGATCCCCGTGGCCATGCCCACCGTGCTGTCGGTCACGATGGCGGTCGGTGCGCGCCTGCTGGCCAGGCGCGAAGCGATCGTGACGCGTCTGGCGGCGATCGAGGAACTGGCCGGGGTCGACATTCTGTGCGCCGACAAGACCGGCACGCTGACGCAAAACAAGTTGACCCTGGGCGACCCGTTCTGCGTGGCGGGTGTGTCGCCCGAGCAGGTGATTCTCAACGGTGCGCTGGCCTCGCGCGCGGACAACGACGACACGATCGACCAGGCGGTACTGGGCGGTCTCAAGGATGCGCACGCCCTGCAAGGCTATCGGGTGACGCACTTTCAACCGTTCGATCCGGTGCACAAGCGCACCGAGGCTGCCATTGCAGGGCCCGACGCCCAGAGCTTCAAGGTGACCAAAGGCGCGCCGCAAGTGATCCTGGCCTTGTCGGAGAATGCCGGGCAAGTCGCCGCCGCCGTCGACGAGGCGGTCAACGAGTTCGCCAGGCGCGGCTTTCGCTCGCTCGGCGTGGCTCGCAGCGATGGGCAGGGGGCCTGGCAGTTCCTCGGGGTGCTGCCGATGTTCGACCCGCCGCGCGAGCAGGCCCGGGAAACGATTGCCACCGCCCGCCAAATGGGCGTGCAGGTCAAGATGGTGACCGGCGACCAGTTGGCAATCGCGCGCGAGACGGCCGCCAAACTGGGACTCGGCACCCATATCCTCGACGCCAGCGGCTTTGGCGATGCCAAACATCAGCAGAGCGACGCGCTGGCGCAATCGATCGAGCAGGCCGACGGCTTCGCGCAAGTGTTTCCCGAACACAAGTTTCATATCGTCGACGTGCTGCAGCAGCGCGGCCATATCACCGGCATGACCGGCGACGGCGTCAACGACGCGCCTGCGCTGAAGAAGGCCGATTGCGGCATCGCGGTATCGGGCGCCACCGACGCGGCGCGCGCGGCAGCCTCGATCGTCCTGATGACGCCGGGTCTGTCGGTCATCATCGACGGCATCCAGGAGAGCCGGAAGATATTCCAGCGCATGAGCAACTACGCGATCTATCGCATCGCCGAGACCTTGCGTGTGTTGCTGTTCATGACGCTGGCGATCCTGATTTTCAACTTCTACCCGCTCACGGCGGTGATGATCGTGATGCTGGCATTGCTCAACGATGGTGCGATTCTGTCGATCGCCTATGACAACGTGCGATACAAAAACCAGCCTGAGGCCTGGAACATGCGCGTGGTTCTGGGGATCGCCACGGTGCTCGGGGTGATCGGGCCGATCGCGGCATTCGGGCTGTTCTATCTGGGCGATCGTGTCTATCACCTCGATCGCCCGCACGTCCAGACACTGATGTATCTGCTGCTGTCGGTGGCCGGACACCTGACCATCTTCCTGACCCGCACACGCGGGCCGTTCTGGTCGACCCGGCCGGCGCCGATCCTGCTGCTGGCCGTATTGGGCACCCAGTTGGCGGCAACCCTGATTGCCGTCTATGGCCTGTTCATGGCGCCGTTGGGCTGGGCCTGGGCGCTGGCGGTGTGGGGCTATGCGTTACTATGGTTCCTGATCAGCGACCGTGTGAAACTGCTCGCGTATCGAATACTCGACCCCGCCGCCGGGGATGCCGCCGGTAATGAGGCACGGCTCATGCCGCAATCGCCACCGAGAGGATAGTCGATGAAAATCAAGTCGCAGGATTTTCAGGTCAAGGAAGGAGAAACGATCAGGCTCGACCAACGCCCCACCTTGGTCGAGCCGGTGTACAAGAACAAGAAGCAATATCAGAAGCTGCTCGCCGAGCATGTGGCTGAACTGAGCGATCTGCAGCAGTTGCTCTACGCCTCGAACCGCCACGCGATTTTGCTGATCTTCCAGGCCATGGACGCGGCCGGCAAGGACGGCGCGATCAAGCACGTCATGTCGGGGGTCAATCCGCAGGGCTGCCAGGTGTTCAGCTTCAAGCACCCCAGTGCCGCCGAATTGCAGCATGACTTCCTGTGGCGAACCACCCGCGATCTGCCCGAGCGCGGCAAAATCGGCATCTTCAACCGGTCATACTATGAAGAAGTGCTGATCGCCCGGGTGCATCCCGACATTTTGCGTACCGAAGGGATTCCGGACGGCCCGGCCGATATCACTGCGGTCTGGCCACAGCGCTATCGGTCGATCACGGATCTGGAGCGGCACTTGCACCTGAACGGCACGCGCATCGTCAAATTTTTTCTGCACCTGTCCAAGGAAGAGCAGCGCAAGCGCTTTATCGCGCGCATCGACGAACCGCAGAAGAACTGGAAATTCAGCACCGCCGATATCGAGGAACGCAAGTTCTGGAATGCTTATATGGAGGCCTATGAGCAGTGCCTGAGCGCGACCAGCACCGCGCATTCGCCGTGGTTCGTGGTGCCGGCCGACGACAAGGAGAATGCCCGCCTGATCGTCTCCAACATCATTCTCGACACGCTCAGGGATCTGAAGATGGAATATCCGCAAGTCACCGCCGCGCGCCGCAAGGAGTTGCAGTCGATCCGCAAACAACTGGCCAAATAGATGAAGCGGTGCACGGCAACACGCTTGTTCCGTGCTCGGCGATAACGATCCGATCAAGGGAAGGGCGGGATGGTGGGGTCGGTTCCTTCGATAACGGCCAGCGGATAGCGCAGTTTGATCAGTTGGCTGATTTCCTCGACCCGATCGGGCGGCATGTCGACCATCATCAGCAATGCGCCGCCCTCGACGGCCTCCTGGAAGTCATTTAGCCTGGAACTCGGCACGCTCGAGCCGATCATCGTTCCCATCCAGGCGCCGAAGCCGACACCCGCGAGGGTGAGAGCGACGACGGCACCGCCGGCGATCGTGAGACCCGCAGGCGGGAAGGCGATTGCAGTCAGCCCCGCGAGTGCCCCGGTGATGCCGCCGGCGGCGCTGCCGCGGGCAAGTGCCGGAATCAGATCGCTGCTTTGCAGGAGTGAGGCTTCCGGCAGTCCTTCGAGCGGCACGTCGCTATTTGCGATGATGTGAATACGCCGCCATTCGATGCGGTTCACCATTAATTCGGTGACAATCGACTTTGCTGTCGTCACATCGGGCAGCAGAAAATAAAGGCGTCTCATGACGTCGACCTCCTAACGGCTTTTCGAGGCAGGCGTCGCGCCCTCGTATGACGATGTGCTCCGCGGGTGTTCGAGAGCCGTTCGCAAACACTCGGGAGCAATCGACGCTCCGCCAGGCACGCCCGGCGGAGCGTGGCGACAACGCTTATGGCGCGCCGATGGGCAGCACGGTACGCCCATGTGCTTCGTTGATCACTTCGGCTGCCGACAGGTAGAAGGCCAGTACTGCCGTGACCAGGCCGCAGTAGCCGCCAGCCATGTGCAACGCTGCCGAGCCGGTCCACTCGCTGGCTGCCAGCAAGAAGAAAGTAATCCACAACACCAGGAAAATCAGTTGCAACGCGCGTGCCGCACGGAACGTGCCAACCCACATGTACAACGTGAATACCCCCCACAGGAACAGGTACCAGCCCACGAAAGCCGCCGGCACTTTATCGTGCAGGAACAGGACGAACAGCGCGAAAGACCACCAGAACGCGCCGTAGCTCAGGAAAGCCGTGGCGCCAAAGGTATTGCCACGGGGCAATTCCATGATCCCGGCGATGGCCTGGGCAGTGCCCCCATAGGCCAGTGCGCAGGCCAGCACCATGCCCATCGCATCCCCGCTGAACCAACCCGCGTTGATCATGCTCAACAGCCAGGTGGTCAGGGCAAATCCCGCCAGTCCAAGCGGGGCCGGATTAGAAAATTTCACTTGCGTTGCTTCAGCCATGAGCGGTCTCCCAAGAAATATTGTTAATTGGTTAGGTACAACGCGATCAGTATGATTTTCCTAACTGAGACAGAATAGCGGGATTTTCGAGAGTTGACACGTCCTGCGTAATACCCTCTTCCTTGGCGATCGAGCGCAACAGCCGCCGCATGATTTTTCCCGAGCGCGTCTTGGGCAGATTTTCACCGAAACGGATGTCTTTCGGTTTGGCAATCGGGCCGATTTCCTTGCCGACCCAGGCGCGCAATTCGTCGGCGAGCTGGCGGGCATCGCCGTCCCCGGGGCCTTGCCGCTTGAGCACCACGAAGGCGACGATCGCCTCGCCGGTCAGCTCGTCGGGGCGGCTCACTACCGCCGCCTCGGCGACCAGCGGATTGGCCACCAGCGCCGACTCGATCTCCATCGTCCCGAGCCGGTGCCCGGAAACATTGAGCACATCGTCGATACGCCCGGTGATCGTGAAGTACCCCGTATCTTTGTCGCGCGTCGCGCCGTCACCCGCCAGGTAGAGGTGACCGCCCAGTTCTTCGGGAAAATAGCTTTTGCGAAACCGCTCCGGGTCGCCCCAGACCGTGCGCAGCATTGCCGGCCACGGCCGCTTGATGACCAGCAGACCGCCCTGGCCATTGGGTTCCTCCTGACCGGTCTCGTCGACGATGGCAGCCATGATGCCGGGCAGGGGCAGGGTGCACGATCCGGGCACCAGCGGGGTGGCGCCGGGCATCGGGGCGATCATATGACCGCCGGTTTCGGTTTGCCACCAGGTATCGACCACCGGACAGCGTCCACCGCCGACCTGGTCGTAGTACCAGCGCCAGGTTTGCGGGCTGATCGGCTCGCCGACCGTGCCGAGAAGGCGCAGCGAAGACAAATCGTATGCCGTCGGGCGCGTGTTCGGATCCAGCTCTGAGGTCTTGACCAGCGAGCGGATCGCCGTCGGCGCGGTGTAGAACACGCTGACGCGGTGGCGCGCGATCATCTCCCAGAAGCGGCCCGCGTTCGGATAGGTCGGCACGCCCTCGAATACGACCTGGGTGCCGCCGAGCACCAACGGCCCGTAAGCGATGTAACTGTGGCCGGTCACCCAACCGATGTCGGCGGTGCACCAGAAGATATCGCCGGGCTTCCAGTCGAACGTCCACTTCATGGTCTGCGCGGCCCACAGCAGGTATCCGCCGGTGCTGTGCTGCACGCCCTTGGGCTTGCCGGTCGAGCCCGACGTATAGAGGATGAACAGCGGATGCTCGGCGCTGACCCACTCGGGCTCGCAGCTATCGCTTTCACCCCGGGTCAATTCGTGCATCCAAAGATCGCGCCCGGCCACCCATGGGATATTGCCGCCGGTGCGCCGATAGACAATGACGCTTTGCACCGCGTCGCAGCCTTCCATGGCCAGCGCCTCGTCGACGATCTGCTTGAGCGGCAACACCTTGCCTCCGCGCACCTGTTCGTCGGCCGTGATCACGGCGACCGCGCCCACGTCCACGATCCGTTCGTGCAGCGCTTTCGAGGAAAAACCGCCGAACACGACCGAATGCGTGGCACCGATGCGCGCGCATGCCTGCATCGCCGCGATGCCCTCGATCGACATCGGCATATAGATGACGACTCGGTCGCCTTTCTTGATGCCGCGCTTTTTGAGGGCATTGGCAAACCGACACACCTGGAGCAGCAAATCGCGGTAGGTCACGCGCGTCACTGCGCCGTTGTCGGCCTCGAAGATGATCGCGACCCGGTTGCCATGACCTGCTTCGACGTGACGATCGAGACTGTTGTACGACGCATTGAGCCGACCATCCTCGAACCACTTATAGAACGGCGCGGCGGTCTCGTCCAGCACTTTGGCGAAAGGTTTCTTCCAGCTCAGTGTCTCGCGTGCAAGGCGCGCCCAAAAGCCTTCGTAATCGCGCTCTGCCTCGGCCATCAGGGTCCGGTAGGCTGCCATGCCGGGAATGGCCGCAGCAGCGGCGAATGCCTCCGGCGGCGGAAAGATCTCCTGTTTATCAAGCAACGCTTCGGCCACTGTCATGTATTTCCCCTCGACGATTGCACAGGGCGGAATGGCTCGCTT
It contains:
- a CDS encoding plasma-membrane proton-efflux P-type ATPase is translated as MERDVDQPLAGAQEDLKSLAMEDLQRKLASSPAGLGQIEASKRLAQYGPNEIEEKQTNALLAFLMYFWGPIPWMIEAAVVLSALARHWPDFGIILVLLLSNAVVGFWEEHQAGNAIAALKAKLALKSQVKRDGKWSSLAARELVPGDVIHLRLGDIVPADARLLDGDPIEVDQSALTGESLPATREPGEAVYSGSIVRQGEIDALVYGTGARTYFGKTAQLVQAAHHVSHFQRAVLRIGNYLIVLAAVLVAVIIALAIYRGDPLLTTLQFALVLTVAAIPVAMPTVLSVTMAVGARLLARREAIVTRLAAIEELAGVDILCADKTGTLTQNKLTLGDPFCVAGVSPEQVILNGALASRADNDDTIDQAVLGGLKDAHALQGYRVTHFQPFDPVHKRTEAAIAGPDAQSFKVTKGAPQVILALSENAGQVAAAVDEAVNEFARRGFRSLGVARSDGQGAWQFLGVLPMFDPPREQARETIATARQMGVQVKMVTGDQLAIARETAAKLGLGTHILDASGFGDAKHQQSDALAQSIEQADGFAQVFPEHKFHIVDVLQQRGHITGMTGDGVNDAPALKKADCGIAVSGATDAARAAASIVLMTPGLSVIIDGIQESRKIFQRMSNYAIYRIAETLRVLLFMTLAILIFNFYPLTAVMIVMLALLNDGAILSIAYDNVRYKNQPEAWNMRVVLGIATVLGVIGPIAAFGLFYLGDRVYHLDRPHVQTLMYLLLSVAGHLTIFLTRTRGPFWSTRPAPILLLAVLGTQLAATLIAVYGLFMAPLGWAWALAVWGYALLWFLISDRVKLLAYRILDPAAGDAAGNEARLMPQSPPRG
- the acs gene encoding acetate--CoA ligase, which encodes MTVAEALLDKQEIFPPPEAFAAAAAIPGMAAYRTLMAEAERDYEGFWARLARETLSWKKPFAKVLDETAAPFYKWFEDGRLNASYNSLDRHVEAGHGNRVAIIFEADNGAVTRVTYRDLLLQVCRFANALKKRGIKKGDRVVIYMPMSIEGIAAMQACARIGATHSVVFGGFSSKALHERIVDVGAVAVITADEQVRGGKVLPLKQIVDEALAMEGCDAVQSVIVYRRTGGNIPWVAGRDLWMHELTRGESDSCEPEWVSAEHPLFILYTSGSTGKPKGVQHSTGGYLLWAAQTMKWTFDWKPGDIFWCTADIGWVTGHSYIAYGPLVLGGTQVVFEGVPTYPNAGRFWEMIARHRVSVFYTAPTAIRSLVKTSELDPNTRPTAYDLSSLRLLGTVGEPISPQTWRWYYDQVGGGRCPVVDTWWQTETGGHMIAPMPGATPLVPGSCTLPLPGIMAAIVDETGQEEPNGQGGLLVIKRPWPAMLRTVWGDPERFRKSYFPEELGGHLYLAGDGATRDKDTGYFTITGRIDDVLNVSGHRLGTMEIESALVANPLVAEAAVVSRPDELTGEAIVAFVVLKRQGPGDGDARQLADELRAWVGKEIGPIAKPKDIRFGENLPKTRSGKIMRRLLRSIAKEEGITQDVSTLENPAILSQLGKSY
- a CDS encoding ADP-polyphosphate phosphotransferase, which encodes MKIKSQDFQVKEGETIRLDQRPTLVEPVYKNKKQYQKLLAEHVAELSDLQQLLYASNRHAILLIFQAMDAAGKDGAIKHVMSGVNPQGCQVFSFKHPSAAELQHDFLWRTTRDLPERGKIGIFNRSYYEEVLIARVHPDILRTEGIPDGPADITAVWPQRYRSITDLERHLHLNGTRIVKFFLHLSKEEQRKRFIARIDEPQKNWKFSTADIEERKFWNAYMEAYEQCLSATSTAHSPWFVVPADDKENARLIVSNIILDTLRDLKMEYPQVTAARRKELQSIRKQLAK
- a CDS encoding acetate uptake transporter, with translation MAEATQVKFSNPAPLGLAGFALTTWLLSMINAGWFSGDAMGMVLACALAYGGTAQAIAGIMELPRGNTFGATAFLSYGAFWWSFALFVLFLHDKVPAAFVGWYLFLWGVFTLYMWVGTFRAARALQLIFLVLWITFFLLAASEWTGSAALHMAGGYCGLVTAVLAFYLSAAEVINEAHGRTVLPIGAP